In the Paenibacillus sp. FSL H7-0357 genome, one interval contains:
- a CDS encoding AAA family ATPase, translating to MRSEKSVIGQLVQYKAMNAAPVVVMMCGVAGSGKTTFAQKLEKEGFVRLSIDEDIWASHGRYGVDYPEENYEQYKEQSEMKLRGELVRLIQGKQHVVIDFSFWQRQRRNDYKQLIEQYGGVWELIHLKVEPEELRQRLLIRSERFDANAAFPITEDTLTRFLNGFETPSGEGETVVEA from the coding sequence ATGCGGAGTGAAAAGTCAGTGATCGGACAGCTGGTGCAGTACAAGGCGATGAACGCAGCTCCTGTCGTTGTGATGATGTGCGGAGTGGCAGGGTCGGGTAAAACAACCTTTGCTCAAAAGCTGGAGAAAGAGGGATTCGTCCGTCTCTCAATAGATGAAGACATTTGGGCTTCTCACGGACGTTATGGAGTAGATTACCCTGAAGAGAATTATGAGCAGTATAAAGAACAATCCGAAATGAAGCTGCGCGGGGAGCTGGTCCGCCTGATCCAGGGGAAGCAGCATGTCGTCATCGATTTCAGCTTTTGGCAGCGTCAAAGACGGAACGATTACAAGCAGCTGATTGAACAGTATGGCGGCGTGTGGGAACTGATTCATTTGAAGGTTGAGCCTGAGGAATTACGGCAGAGGCTGCTAATCCGCAGTGAGCGATTTGATGCCAATGCGGCGTTTCCAATCACTGAGGACACGCTTACACGGTTTTTAAACGGTTTTGAGACCCCTTCTGGGGAAGGGGAAACAGTGGTCGAAGCATAG
- a CDS encoding beta-class carbonic anhydrase yields the protein MTQITNILEFNKQFVEKKEYEAYLTSRFPDKKMLIITCMDTRLVELLPKAMNFKNGDVKIIKNAGAIISQPFGSVMRSVMVALYELDADEVIVVGHYECGMASLNADKMINSIKERGVSEQVLSTLENSGIKLTKWLRGFDNVEEGVIQTVELIKRHPLLPPNVPVHGMIIDPATGALELVSDGYVENKATL from the coding sequence ATGACTCAAATTACAAATATCCTGGAGTTCAACAAACAGTTTGTCGAGAAAAAAGAATACGAAGCCTATCTGACCAGCCGCTTCCCTGATAAAAAAATGCTGATCATCACTTGCATGGACACCCGGCTCGTAGAGCTGCTGCCCAAAGCGATGAATTTCAAAAACGGTGATGTCAAAATCATTAAAAATGCCGGTGCGATCATTTCCCAGCCCTTCGGCAGCGTAATGCGGAGCGTAATGGTCGCGTTATACGAGCTGGATGCGGACGAAGTTATTGTGGTCGGCCATTACGAATGCGGCATGGCTTCGCTGAATGCAGACAAGATGATCAACTCGATCAAAGAGCGCGGCGTTTCCGAACAGGTCCTTTCGACCCTGGAGAACTCAGGGATTAAATTAACCAAGTGGCTGCGAGGGTTTGACAATGTGGAGGAAGGGGTAATTCAAACTGTGGAGCTGATCAAGCGCCACCCCTTACTCCCCCCAAACGTGCCTGTGCACGGCATGATCATCGATCCGGCAACCGGAGCGCTTGAGCTTGTCTCGGACGGGTATGTGGAGAACAAGGCAACTCTCTGA
- the rpsP gene encoding 30S ribosomal protein S16: MAVRIRLKRMGAHKAPFYRVVVSDSRSPRDGRFIEEIGYYNPIEQPAVVKIDEEKALKWLQTGAQASDTVRNLLSKAGVMKKFHELKQQK, from the coding sequence GTGGCAGTACGTATTCGTTTGAAAAGAATGGGTGCACATAAAGCGCCTTTCTATCGTGTAGTGGTTTCCGATTCCCGGTCCCCTCGTGACGGTCGTTTCATCGAGGAAATCGGTTATTATAATCCGATTGAACAACCGGCAGTAGTTAAGATCGATGAGGAAAAAGCTCTTAAATGGCTTCAAACAGGTGCACAAGCATCTGATACCGTCCGCAACTTGCTTTCCAAAGCAGGCGTGATGAAGAAGTTCCATGAGCTGAAGCAACAGAAATAA
- a CDS encoding KH domain-containing protein: MEELVGVIAKALVDHPEDVIVRTVEKDHLIVYELSVHPDDVGKVIGKQGRIAKALRTVVTSAAVKSDKRVTVDILS; encoded by the coding sequence ATGGAAGAATTAGTTGGTGTTATTGCTAAGGCTTTAGTGGATCATCCAGAAGATGTGATCGTGCGGACTGTAGAGAAGGATCACCTGATTGTATATGAGCTCTCCGTACATCCTGATGATGTCGGTAAGGTCATTGGCAAGCAGGGGCGGATCGCCAAAGCGCTTCGCACAGTAGTCACATCTGCAGCAGTCAAGAGCGATAAACGCGTTACCGTGGATATTTTATCTTAA
- the rimM gene encoding ribosome maturation factor RimM (Essential for efficient processing of 16S rRNA) has translation MTEELTVGRLVNTHGIRGEVKILSHTDFPDVRFAPGKKLLLIPADGSPKFEVIVESAKEHKGMFIAKLKGYTNINQIEKYKGSLLKVPSDDLVELPENEYYFHHIVGCEVYTDEDGSQPLGTITDILQPGANDVWVVKPAKGQDILIPVINDVVLDVDIAAQKITVHLMEGLLP, from the coding sequence ATGACGGAAGAGTTAACCGTAGGCAGGCTGGTCAATACCCACGGCATTCGCGGGGAGGTCAAGATTTTATCGCATACCGATTTTCCGGATGTCCGCTTTGCGCCGGGCAAAAAGCTGCTGCTTATCCCCGCTGATGGAAGTCCGAAATTCGAGGTGATCGTGGAATCCGCCAAAGAGCATAAAGGGATGTTCATTGCCAAACTGAAGGGCTATACCAACATCAATCAGATCGAGAAATATAAAGGCAGCCTGCTTAAGGTTCCTAGTGATGATCTGGTCGAGCTTCCGGAAAATGAATATTACTTCCACCACATCGTTGGCTGCGAAGTATACACTGATGAGGATGGAAGCCAGCCGCTGGGCACGATTACAGACATCCTGCAGCCTGGAGCCAACGACGTCTGGGTTGTGAAGCCGGCCAAAGGACAGGATATTCTTATTCCGGTCATCAATGATGTAGTGCTTGACGTGGATATTGCAGCCCAGAAAATCACCGTTCACCTGATGGAAGGACTATTGCCATGA
- a CDS encoding iron-sulfur cluster biosynthesis family protein → MKIQITPLAERKLKERLGDQPGLFKLFYDTEGCGCDGINVLLIVSEAQSGDVSIDAHELPFIISRQQEIFYEEQMRLDAEERFSSFKLDSHSQIYGKNILVRDLRNTEVPQPGAGIACEVTTR, encoded by the coding sequence ATGAAGATTCAGATTACACCTCTGGCCGAGAGGAAGCTGAAGGAAAGGCTTGGGGATCAGCCGGGGCTTTTTAAACTCTTTTATGATACGGAGGGTTGCGGCTGCGACGGAATCAATGTTCTGCTGATCGTTAGTGAAGCACAATCCGGCGATGTTTCCATTGATGCACACGAGTTGCCTTTTATCATCAGCCGCCAGCAGGAGATCTTTTATGAAGAGCAAATGCGGCTTGATGCCGAGGAGCGCTTCTCTTCGTTCAAGCTGGACAGTCATTCACAGATTTATGGCAAGAATATTCTTGTAAGAGATTTGCGCAATACCGAAGTACCTCAGCCAGGGGCTGGAATTGCTTGCGAAGTAACTACCCGTTAA
- a CDS encoding DegV family protein, with amino-acid sequence MPIKIITDSGSDIPLEYVDQYDITVVQLPVHFGHELMPEDTETKAFYAKMRESKELPTTASPSPQVFLDKFKEVEAGTDIMVVCMSSNISSTYQAAMIAKEMYEEEGFPNAIEVIDTKRFSGGLSLIVAFAAKWSVTCSSLAELKEMILLKSREVEAFFTLDTLENVIKGGRLNRLSGAVASVLNIKLLLKISEEGTVEVVEKTRGLPKALNHLLAKLEEKQHDYEKAVIAIVHSNCEKLALEIKERILEKHPFKEVVFSSMGPVMGTYAGEGGIGVAF; translated from the coding sequence ATGCCCATCAAGATAATTACGGATAGCGGTTCCGATATCCCCCTTGAGTATGTTGACCAATATGATATTACTGTAGTCCAGCTGCCGGTTCATTTCGGACATGAGCTGATGCCGGAAGATACGGAAACGAAGGCTTTTTATGCTAAAATGCGTGAATCGAAGGAACTGCCGACCACAGCAAGTCCCAGTCCGCAAGTCTTCCTGGATAAGTTCAAAGAAGTGGAAGCAGGCACTGACATTATGGTCGTCTGCATGTCCTCCAATATTAGCAGCACCTATCAGGCCGCGATGATCGCCAAGGAAATGTATGAAGAAGAAGGATTTCCGAATGCGATTGAAGTTATAGATACGAAGAGATTTTCCGGTGGACTATCCCTGATTGTCGCCTTCGCGGCGAAATGGTCGGTGACCTGTTCAAGCCTTGCGGAATTGAAAGAAATGATTCTTCTCAAATCCCGGGAAGTGGAAGCATTTTTCACGCTGGATACGTTGGAAAATGTAATCAAGGGCGGACGGCTGAACCGTTTGTCTGGCGCGGTGGCTTCGGTGCTGAACATCAAGCTGCTGCTCAAAATCAGCGAGGAAGGCACAGTTGAGGTGGTGGAGAAAACCCGCGGGCTGCCCAAGGCGCTCAACCATCTGCTGGCCAAGCTTGAGGAGAAGCAGCATGATTATGAGAAGGCGGTTATTGCCATTGTGCACAGCAACTGCGAGAAGCTGGCCCTGGAGATTAAAGAACGCATTCTCGAAAAGCACCCCTTTAAAGAGGTCGTATTCTCCAGCATGGGACCGGTTATGGGCACCTATGCCGGCGAAGGCGGAATCGGAGTGGCTTTTTAA
- the ffh gene encoding signal recognition particle protein, which produces MAFEGLTGRLQNVFSKLRGKGKVTEDDVNEAMREVRLALLEADVNFKVVKDFVSKVKEKSIGKEVMDSFTPGMVIIDIVNKELTDLMGGSQAKLAKSNKPPTVIMMAGLQGAGKTTTSGKLAKLLQKGNHRPLLVAGDIYRPAAIKQLQVLGEQIKVPVFSLGDQTSPVEIARQAVQHAKDNGLDYVIIDTAGRLHIDEELMEELKQIHNVVNPDEVLLVVDAMTGQDAVNVADSFNKQLELTGVVLTKLDGDSRGGAALSVKAVTGTPIKFAALGEKIDALEPFHPERMASRILGMGDMLSLIEKAQANIDTEKAKEMERKMRNAEFTFDDFLEQMDQVKKLGPIDQILDMLPGMNKAKGMKDLKVDDKQMGRVEAIVHSMTKAEKAQPEIINHNRRKRIAAGSGTNVAEVNRLIKQFDEMRKMMKQFSGMMGGGGGKGGKKNAMKQLKSLGGGKGMKFPFR; this is translated from the coding sequence ATGGCGTTTGAAGGTTTAACCGGAAGATTGCAGAATGTGTTCAGCAAGCTGCGCGGCAAAGGAAAAGTAACTGAAGATGACGTCAACGAAGCGATGCGTGAAGTGCGGCTGGCGCTTCTGGAAGCCGATGTTAACTTCAAAGTAGTCAAGGACTTCGTGTCCAAGGTGAAGGAGAAGTCGATCGGCAAGGAAGTGATGGACAGCTTTACTCCCGGCATGGTCATCATTGATATCGTTAACAAGGAATTAACCGACCTGATGGGTGGAAGCCAAGCGAAGCTGGCCAAGTCCAATAAGCCGCCGACAGTCATTATGATGGCGGGTCTGCAAGGGGCCGGTAAGACGACCACTTCAGGCAAGCTGGCCAAGCTGCTGCAGAAGGGCAATCACCGTCCTTTGCTTGTAGCGGGCGATATTTACCGGCCGGCTGCAATCAAGCAGCTGCAGGTGCTGGGCGAACAAATTAAGGTTCCAGTATTCTCTCTGGGAGATCAGACGAGCCCGGTGGAGATTGCCAGACAAGCGGTCCAGCACGCGAAGGACAACGGACTGGATTATGTGATCATCGATACTGCAGGCCGCCTGCATATTGATGAAGAGCTGATGGAAGAGCTGAAGCAGATCCATAACGTCGTGAATCCTGACGAGGTGCTGCTTGTAGTGGATGCCATGACAGGTCAGGATGCTGTAAATGTAGCCGACAGCTTCAACAAGCAGCTTGAGCTTACCGGCGTAGTGCTGACGAAGCTCGACGGCGACAGCCGCGGTGGTGCGGCATTGTCCGTCAAAGCCGTAACCGGCACTCCGATCAAATTCGCCGCACTGGGCGAGAAGATCGATGCGCTGGAGCCGTTCCACCCGGAACGGATGGCTTCACGGATTCTCGGCATGGGCGATATGCTCTCCTTGATCGAGAAGGCTCAGGCCAACATTGATACCGAAAAAGCGAAGGAAATGGAACGTAAGATGCGTAATGCGGAATTTACGTTCGACGATTTCCTGGAGCAGATGGATCAGGTCAAGAAGCTTGGCCCGATCGACCAGATTCTCGACATGCTGCCTGGCATGAATAAAGCCAAAGGCATGAAGGACCTGAAGGTCGACGACAAGCAGATGGGCCGCGTCGAAGCAATTGTTCATTCGATGACCAAAGCTGAGAAAGCCCAGCCAGAGATCATCAATCATAACCGCCGCAAGCGCATCGCCGCAGGCAGCGGAACCAACGTAGCCGAGGTTAACCGTCTCATCAAGCAGTTCGATGAAATGCGCAAAATGATGAAGCAGTTCTCCGGTATGATGGGCGGCGGCGGCGGTAAGGGCGGTAAGAAAAACGCCATGAAGCAGCTTAAGAGCCTTGGCGGCGGCAAGGGTATGAAGTTCCCTTTCCGTTAA
- the trhA gene encoding PAQR family membrane homeostasis protein TrhA, whose translation MANTHTYSRREEVANAITHGIGTVLSVAALVLLVVFASLKGTAWHVVSFSIYGTTMLLLYLNSTLVHSLREGKAKDLFEFFDHSSIYLFIAGTYTPFLLVAIRGTLGWSLFGIIWGVAFFGVLFKAYFVKRFLFMSTVFYIAMGWLIVIAWNPLSAVVAGGGMTLLMAGGILYTLGTIFYVWRGFPYHHAIWHVFVLAGSVTHFFAVLIYLLPIR comes from the coding sequence ATGGCAAACACGCATACTTACAGCCGCAGGGAAGAGGTAGCCAATGCAATTACTCATGGTATAGGTACGGTACTGAGTGTAGCTGCACTTGTCCTGCTTGTTGTATTTGCCAGTCTGAAGGGGACGGCTTGGCATGTAGTCAGCTTTTCCATTTATGGAACGACGATGCTGCTTCTGTATCTGAATTCCACACTGGTTCATAGTCTCAGGGAGGGCAAAGCGAAGGATCTGTTCGAATTCTTTGACCACTCCTCGATTTATCTGTTTATTGCCGGTACCTATACACCATTTTTGCTGGTAGCCATTCGTGGCACGCTTGGATGGAGCCTGTTCGGCATTATCTGGGGAGTGGCATTCTTCGGAGTATTGTTCAAGGCCTACTTCGTCAAAAGGTTTCTGTTCATGTCCACTGTCTTCTACATTGCGATGGGCTGGCTGATTGTGATCGCCTGGAATCCTTTATCGGCTGTAGTGGCCGGAGGGGGCATGACACTGCTGATGGCAGGTGGAATATTGTACACGCTGGGGACCATCTTTTATGTATGGAGAGGTTTCCCGTACCACCACGCCATCTGGCATGTGTTTGTACTGGCGGGAAGTGTGACCCACTTTTTCGCGGTGCTGATTTACCTGCTTCCCATCCGTTAA
- a CDS encoding carboxypeptidase M32, with the protein MEQTVKEEWEKFEELLLKISGYSETIGLLHWDLRTGAPRKGVEIRSGTIGMLSGELFRLQTSPEMGEFTEFFSRPAVSSQLSDNQNKIVKDCRKEFERSKSIPSKRFEEYSVLSAHSQTVWEEAKESNDFASFEPFLSQIVAFKQEFIDYWGVKGTRYDTLLDMYEPDLTTEKVDGIFDRLRSRLVPLVEAINASPNKPDTEFLSEIYAKEQQEKFGLFVLGQMGYDFEAGRLDESVHPFATGLNPGDVRITTNYLLDNVTSAIFSSLHEGGHALYEQNISKALVGTPLAQGASMGIHESQSRLWENMIGRSRAFWQRYYGDLQQHFPEQLTNVEVEDFYRAINSVANSFIRIEADELTYNLHIIVRYEIEKLIFNEGLEVKDLPKVWNAKYQEYLGITPPTDALGVLQDVHWSGGDFGYFASYSLGNMYAAQILNTLRKELPEFDALIAEGNLLPIKEWLTDKIYRYGSALTPSQIIEQVTGEPLNPDYLADYLEAKYTELYKL; encoded by the coding sequence ATGGAACAGACGGTTAAAGAAGAGTGGGAGAAATTTGAAGAGCTATTGTTAAAAATCAGCGGGTATTCTGAAACAATCGGACTTTTGCATTGGGATCTGCGTACAGGTGCACCTCGTAAAGGGGTGGAGATCCGTTCGGGTACGATCGGTATGCTTAGCGGTGAACTGTTCAGACTGCAGACCTCGCCGGAAATGGGAGAGTTCACTGAATTTTTCAGCCGCCCGGCAGTCAGCAGCCAGCTAAGCGACAACCAGAACAAAATCGTGAAAGATTGCCGCAAGGAGTTCGAGCGCAGCAAGAGCATTCCATCCAAGAGATTTGAAGAATATTCTGTTCTGTCGGCTCATTCACAAACCGTGTGGGAAGAAGCCAAGGAAAGCAATGATTTTGCCTCCTTTGAGCCGTTCTTAAGCCAGATTGTTGCCTTTAAGCAGGAGTTCATTGATTACTGGGGTGTCAAAGGCACCCGATACGATACGCTGCTGGATATGTACGAACCAGATCTGACCACCGAAAAAGTCGATGGAATCTTCGATCGTCTGCGCAGCCGCCTTGTTCCGCTGGTGGAAGCCATCAATGCTTCGCCTAACAAGCCGGACACGGAATTCCTGAGTGAAATCTACGCCAAAGAGCAACAGGAGAAATTCGGCCTCTTTGTTCTGGGGCAGATGGGCTATGACTTTGAAGCGGGCCGACTGGATGAAAGTGTACATCCTTTTGCAACCGGGCTGAATCCAGGCGATGTGCGCATCACTACCAACTATTTGCTGGACAACGTTACTAGTGCTATTTTCAGCTCGCTCCATGAGGGCGGACATGCTCTGTATGAGCAAAACATCAGCAAGGCTCTGGTCGGCACACCGCTGGCTCAAGGGGCATCTATGGGCATCCATGAATCCCAGTCGAGACTGTGGGAGAATATGATCGGCCGCAGCCGGGCCTTCTGGCAGCGTTATTACGGCGATCTGCAGCAGCATTTCCCTGAACAGCTGACAAATGTGGAAGTGGAAGATTTCTACCGTGCGATCAACAGTGTGGCGAATTCCTTCATCCGCATCGAAGCCGATGAGCTGACTTATAACCTGCACATTATCGTCCGTTATGAAATCGAGAAGCTGATCTTTAATGAAGGTCTGGAAGTGAAGGATCTGCCAAAAGTATGGAATGCCAAATATCAGGAATACCTCGGCATTACACCGCCGACCGATGCGCTTGGCGTACTGCAGGATGTCCATTGGTCCGGCGGTGACTTTGGTTATTTTGCCTCATACTCCCTTGGTAATATGTATGCTGCGCAAATTTTGAACACTCTGCGCAAAGAGCTGCCGGAATTTGATGCTCTGATCGCCGAAGGCAATCTGCTGCCAATTAAGGAATGGCTTACAGACAAGATCTACCGGTACGGTTCGGCGCTGACGCCTTCACAAATTATCGAACAGGTGACCGGCGAACCGCTGAACCCGGATTATCTGGCTGACTATCTTGAGGCGAAATATACGGAGCTTTACAAGCTGTAA
- a CDS encoding S66 family peptidase, whose protein sequence is MITYPLLNDGAAIGVTASSYGVSPLDRKLFEQACERMKEKGYRVHCGETVFKQNKAKSASGKTRAEEFNSMMQDDAIDLIIPPWGGELLIEMLEYIDFSLVQEKWILGFSDISLLLLAITLQTGLATAHGPSLADLRGKQTDNTTAMWQKVMSTTRGGSIMQKSSAKYQQEGGVDVNSPFIFHLDEPTVWKSVTAGEVTLSGRLLGGCIDVIRHIIGTPFGNVQYFQQNMIHNEPILWYLENCELNTVDLRRSLVQMKLAGWFEHCSGIMFGRSGANRPVDSYTVEDCYKELSEELQLPVIYDVDFGHVPPQLTLINGAYAEVKVQNGAGTITQYFKD, encoded by the coding sequence ATGATTACATACCCTTTATTGAACGATGGGGCAGCGATCGGTGTGACGGCTTCTTCATATGGCGTAAGTCCACTAGACCGTAAGCTGTTCGAGCAAGCCTGTGAGCGGATGAAAGAAAAAGGATACCGGGTGCATTGCGGCGAGACGGTATTTAAACAGAATAAAGCCAAATCAGCTTCAGGCAAAACACGTGCCGAGGAATTTAACTCCATGATGCAGGATGACGCCATCGACCTTATCATTCCGCCATGGGGCGGGGAATTGTTGATTGAAATGCTGGAATATATAGATTTCAGCCTGGTGCAGGAGAAATGGATATTGGGTTTTTCCGATATCAGTCTGCTGCTGCTTGCCATTACGCTGCAGACGGGTCTGGCAACAGCGCACGGTCCAAGCCTGGCAGATCTGAGAGGGAAGCAAACCGATAACACTACAGCTATGTGGCAAAAGGTAATGTCCACGACCCGTGGAGGTTCGATTATGCAGAAATCTTCAGCAAAGTATCAGCAGGAGGGGGGAGTGGACGTCAATTCCCCCTTTATCTTTCATTTGGATGAGCCGACGGTTTGGAAATCGGTGACTGCTGGTGAAGTAACACTGTCCGGGCGTTTGCTTGGCGGATGCATAGATGTGATCCGGCATATTATCGGGACACCTTTCGGAAATGTGCAGTATTTTCAGCAGAATATGATTCACAACGAACCGATCCTGTGGTATTTGGAGAATTGTGAATTGAACACGGTGGATTTGCGCCGGTCTTTGGTGCAGATGAAACTGGCTGGCTGGTTCGAGCATTGCTCCGGTATTATGTTCGGGAGAAGCGGTGCCAATCGTCCGGTGGACAGCTATACGGTGGAGGATTGTTACAAAGAGTTGTCTGAGGAGCTTCAATTGCCGGTAATCTATGATGTTGACTTCGGCCATGTTCCGCCGCAGCTCACTTTAATCAACGGGGCGTATGCGGAGGTGAAGGTGCAGAACGGTGCGGGGACAATTACCCAGTACTTTAAAGATTAG
- a CDS encoding putative DNA-binding protein, whose translation MSQENRLEKTNRINLLFAFYERLLTDKQQTFLKYYFHDDFSLGEIAAEFEISRQAVYEHIKRAEQVLENYEEKLGLLAKHEDRNRYLEELRRLPDNGMLPEQYKQRFTDILDRLQRLE comes from the coding sequence ATGAGTCAGGAGAATAGGCTCGAGAAAACTAACCGGATTAACTTGTTATTTGCTTTCTATGAACGCCTGCTTACTGACAAGCAGCAAACGTTTCTTAAATATTATTTCCACGATGATTTCTCACTCGGAGAGATCGCCGCGGAATTTGAAATCAGCCGCCAAGCCGTTTATGAACATATTAAACGTGCGGAGCAAGTGCTGGAGAATTATGAAGAGAAGCTTGGGCTTCTTGCCAAGCATGAAGACCGCAACCGATATTTAGAAGAACTGCGCAGACTGCCGGACAATGGGATGCTGCCTGAGCAATATAAACAGCGGTTCACGGATATCCTGGATCGTTTGCAGAGGTTAGAGTAG
- a CDS encoding CPBP family intramembrane glutamic endopeptidase, translating into MSKKSMRAGLSTGKALLAIVGGILVLVLAQVIASLIYLVPFPHTVSIVLYYLLYIALAYLGVKLLSERILKLSLQECRIHRPRAAARWLLCAVTLPVAVSAILLCLPGEFIPGNMDAGETALIIVTAIVGTGLGAGIVEEMIFRGIIMKSLELRWGKTVAIWVPSVIFGLIHAIGAGLNAADLLLLFVGGTSVGIMFSLIVYRSGSIWSSAIVHAVWNIVMIGDILHIGTKPVENVILSYKLTLDSTLLTGGNFGVELSAAAIAGYWSVIAVIIYLSKKRSTQPLNMPTSLR; encoded by the coding sequence ATGAGTAAAAAAAGCATGAGGGCCGGCCTCTCTACTGGCAAAGCCTTACTGGCTATAGTTGGAGGAATCCTGGTTCTGGTCCTTGCCCAAGTTATTGCAAGTCTGATCTACTTGGTACCCTTTCCGCACACGGTATCCATTGTTCTATATTACTTGCTGTATATTGCGCTTGCCTATCTGGGAGTTAAGCTGTTAAGTGAACGGATACTGAAGCTGTCTTTACAGGAATGCCGCATACATAGACCGCGTGCTGCTGCAAGATGGCTGCTGTGTGCCGTTACACTGCCTGTTGCTGTATCAGCAATCCTGTTATGCTTGCCCGGTGAATTTATTCCCGGCAACATGGATGCAGGAGAGACTGCCCTCATTATTGTAACAGCAATTGTCGGCACTGGGCTGGGTGCAGGCATCGTTGAAGAAATGATCTTCAGGGGAATCATTATGAAATCACTTGAACTGCGGTGGGGAAAAACGGTAGCAATCTGGGTGCCGTCTGTCATCTTCGGTTTGATCCATGCGATAGGCGCAGGCCTCAATGCCGCTGATTTGCTTCTGCTCTTCGTCGGGGGGACCAGTGTCGGCATTATGTTCTCCTTAATCGTGTACCGAAGCGGCTCCATTTGGAGCAGTGCGATAGTGCATGCTGTATGGAACATAGTTATGATTGGTGATATTTTACATATTGGGACAAAACCTGTTGAGAATGTTATTCTCTCTTACAAATTAACCTTGGATTCCACCTTACTGACTGGAGGGAATTTCGGCGTAGAGCTTTCTGCCGCTGCCATTGCAGGATATTGGTCAGTAATTGCTGTAATAATATATTTGTCCAAAAAGCGCAGTACTCAACCTTTGAACATGCCGACAAGCTTAAGATGA
- a CDS encoding YxcD family protein translates to MPTTVLSMDEIINALCLHMAERKAVRVEDVQVELSWEEDTGYSAEVWIQGRSQYLVESNITEAILRYMHSEYGIRAYREDLRLELDEEITAIVST, encoded by the coding sequence ATGCCAACAACTGTTCTAAGCATGGATGAAATTATTAACGCCCTCTGCCTGCATATGGCTGAACGCAAGGCAGTCCGTGTGGAAGATGTTCAGGTAGAGCTCAGTTGGGAGGAAGATACCGGGTACAGCGCAGAGGTGTGGATTCAAGGCCGAAGCCAATACCTGGTGGAATCCAATATAACTGAAGCGATCCTCCGCTATATGCACAGTGAGTATGGCATCCGGGCTTACCGCGAAGATCTCAGACTGGAGCTAGATGAAGAAATAACGGCAATTGTCAGCACCTAA
- a CDS encoding sporulation protein Cse60 codes for MIQVKEFVDADNSYAENKANEFLMGLQEEQVVKVCYGSVVKSSRDGAEHQRSTILIVYKTNEKL; via the coding sequence ATGATTCAAGTTAAAGAGTTTGTAGATGCGGATAATTCCTATGCTGAAAATAAGGCAAATGAATTTCTGATGGGATTGCAGGAAGAACAAGTAGTGAAGGTGTGCTACGGTTCCGTAGTCAAATCTTCGCGGGACGGGGCGGAGCATCAACGGAGCACCATTCTGATTGTGTATAAGACGAATGAAAAGCTATAA
- a CDS encoding GreA/GreB family elongation factor, with the protein MNHSLLLQTSRTQLVKQLLYFDEERNGFLNHYYPGKHPQRKQAEELINRYCTVLEQLLSDYSEEKLCSSVLIGSRLDLRYLADGYIDTYTIVFPAYTDPAEGKISWLSPLGMQLLMAQRNHEYELEVPSGKISVMIDNISFENSGEVDSAV; encoded by the coding sequence ATGAACCATAGTCTTCTACTGCAAACCTCCCGGACTCAACTGGTAAAGCAGCTGTTATATTTTGATGAAGAGAGAAATGGATTTCTCAATCATTATTACCCTGGCAAACATCCTCAGAGAAAACAGGCGGAGGAACTGATTAACCGCTACTGCACTGTTCTAGAGCAACTTCTATCAGACTATAGTGAAGAGAAACTATGCTCGAGTGTATTGATTGGAAGCCGGCTGGACCTCCGCTATTTGGCGGATGGTTATATAGACACCTATACCATTGTGTTCCCTGCATACACCGACCCGGCCGAAGGGAAGATTTCCTGGCTGTCGCCACTGGGTATGCAGCTGCTGATGGCCCAGCGCAATCATGAGTATGAGCTTGAAGTCCCTTCAGGAAAAATCTCTGTCATGATTGACAACATCAGCTTTGAGAATAGCGGCGAAGTGGATTCAGCAGTCTGA